The following are from one region of the Achromobacter xylosoxidans genome:
- a CDS encoding tripartite tricarboxylate transporter substrate binding protein, whose amino-acid sequence MRPYRLSALALSALSAVSVLSAAHAADYPARSMELVVAYQPGGGSDNTARAIAEAVRPPLLAQPTVVINKPGASGSIGWAYVANAQPDGYKLVLMTPEMLVVPLMGIGKTTVGDFQPIARFTDDPSSVTVRADAPWKTVEEFLADARKNPERVAVSNAGIGTVPHMAAAALGEQAGVKFVHVPYQGSAPAIMGLLAGDVQATTVAYAELQQHVETGKLRTLAVMAPKRLDNLPSVPTMKEKGADLQFSVWRGIGLPKATPADAVEKWRAAARQVAQSQDFQALMRKQNLTPSYADLPQFTADVARQEEAFKALVPKLNLKP is encoded by the coding sequence ATGCGCCCCTACCGCCTGTCCGCGCTGGCCCTCAGCGCCCTGTCCGCAGTTTCCGTCCTGTCCGCCGCGCATGCCGCGGACTACCCCGCCCGCTCGATGGAACTGGTGGTCGCCTACCAGCCCGGCGGCGGCAGCGACAACACCGCGCGCGCCATCGCCGAGGCGGTGCGCCCGCCCCTGCTGGCGCAGCCCACGGTGGTGATCAACAAGCCGGGCGCCAGCGGCTCCATCGGCTGGGCCTACGTGGCCAACGCGCAGCCCGACGGCTACAAGCTGGTGTTGATGACGCCCGAAATGCTGGTGGTGCCCCTGATGGGCATAGGCAAGACCACGGTGGGCGACTTCCAGCCCATCGCCCGCTTCACCGACGATCCCTCATCGGTCACGGTGCGCGCCGACGCGCCCTGGAAGACGGTGGAGGAATTCCTGGCGGACGCCAGGAAGAATCCCGAACGCGTCGCCGTGTCCAATGCCGGCATCGGCACGGTGCCGCACATGGCGGCGGCGGCGCTGGGCGAACAGGCCGGCGTGAAGTTCGTGCACGTGCCTTACCAGGGGTCGGCCCCGGCCATCATGGGCCTCCTGGCGGGCGATGTGCAAGCCACCACGGTCGCCTACGCCGAACTGCAGCAGCACGTCGAGACCGGCAAGCTGCGCACCCTGGCGGTCATGGCGCCCAAGCGCCTGGACAACCTGCCCTCTGTCCCGACCATGAAGGAGAAAGGCGCGGACCTGCAGTTCAGCGTCTGGCGCGGCATCGGCCTGCCCAAGGCCACGCCCGCCGACGCGGTCGAGAAATGGCGGGCCGCGGCCCGCCAGGTGGCGCAATCGCAGGACTTCCAGGCCTTGATGCGCAAGCAGAACCTGACGCCCTCCTACGCCGACCTGCCGCAATTCACGGCCGACGTGGCGCGCCAGGAAGAGGCGTTCAAGGCCTTGGTGCCCAAGCTCAATCTGAAGCCCTGA
- a CDS encoding aminotransferase class V-fold PLP-dependent enzyme, with amino-acid sequence MSWQDEFRQLFPITQDQAYANIAYTSPLAPRVAEAVAAFFEGITYARSDKPRWLRDADALRLRLARLIGGDAKRLAYTKNTTEGLNIVAQGLAWQEGDNLVVDDQEHPTNALPWLNLRRRGVQVRVAQANSHRYTVDDLWQHVDARTRLIAVSWVQYGTGLRTDIAELGRRCAERGIWLVVDGIQGAGLLRADVDEWGVDAFACGAHKGMLGPLGVGLLHVSPRLLDALDPLYIGPSGVNTLDKSGLQWQVGIADGADARRLESGNLNYPGIAGWAAALDLIEGARPERIEPWVLELSEALGTGLRGLGLQVVSPAGPEFRSTTTALRVPDPAAALAHLTQSGVVASIVEYGYVRLSVGAYNNHADVERILRAARTLPV; translated from the coding sequence ATGAGCTGGCAGGACGAATTCAGGCAGTTGTTTCCCATCACGCAAGACCAGGCCTACGCCAACATTGCCTATACCAGCCCGCTGGCGCCCAGGGTGGCCGAGGCGGTCGCCGCCTTCTTCGAAGGCATCACCTATGCGCGCAGCGACAAGCCTCGGTGGCTGCGGGACGCGGATGCGTTGCGCTTGCGGCTGGCGCGCCTGATCGGCGGCGACGCCAAGCGTCTGGCCTACACCAAGAACACGACCGAAGGGCTGAACATCGTTGCGCAAGGGCTGGCCTGGCAGGAAGGCGACAACCTGGTGGTGGACGATCAGGAGCATCCCACCAATGCCTTGCCCTGGCTGAATCTGCGGCGCCGCGGCGTGCAGGTGCGGGTGGCGCAGGCGAATTCGCATCGCTATACGGTGGACGACCTTTGGCAGCACGTGGATGCGCGCACGCGGCTGATCGCGGTGTCCTGGGTGCAATACGGCACCGGCCTGCGCACCGATATTGCCGAGTTGGGCCGGCGTTGCGCCGAACGCGGCATCTGGCTGGTCGTCGACGGGATTCAGGGCGCGGGGCTGTTGCGCGCCGACGTGGATGAATGGGGCGTGGATGCCTTTGCCTGCGGCGCGCACAAGGGCATGCTCGGACCGCTGGGCGTGGGCCTGCTGCATGTGTCGCCCAGGCTGCTGGACGCCCTGGATCCGTTGTACATCGGGCCTTCCGGCGTCAATACGCTGGACAAGTCCGGACTGCAATGGCAGGTGGGCATCGCCGATGGCGCCGACGCCCGCAGGCTCGAATCGGGCAACCTGAACTATCCGGGCATCGCGGGCTGGGCTGCCGCGCTGGACCTGATCGAAGGCGCGCGGCCCGAGCGTATCGAGCCCTGGGTGCTGGAACTTTCGGAAGCGCTGGGCACCGGCCTGCGCGGACTGGGCCTGCAGGTGGTGTCGCCGGCCGGTCCCGAATTCCGCAGCACGACGACGGCGCTGCGCGTGCCGGATCCCGCCGCCGCGCTGGCGCATCTGACACAATCCGGGGTCGTGGCCAGCATAGTGGAGTATGGTTACGTGCGCTTGTCCGTCGGCGCCTATAACAATCATGCGGACGTGGAACGCATCCTGCGCGCGGCGCGGACGCTTCCCGTCTGA
- a CDS encoding O-acetylhomoserine aminocarboxypropyltransferase/cysteine synthase family protein — translation MTEAKKPQWRLETVAVHGGYRPDPTTRAVAVPIYQTVAYAFDDTQHGADLFDLKVPGNIYTRIMNPTTDVLEQRVAALEGGIAALALASGQAAVTYAILTIAEAGDNIVSSSTLYGGTYNLFAHTLPQYGITTRFANPSDLAAFEAQIDDRTKAIFAESVGNPLGNITDIAALAELAHRHGLPLIVDNTVPSPYLLRPIEHGADIVVQSLTKYLGGHGTSLGGAIIDSGKFPWAEHKERFKRLNTPDVSYHGVVYTEAFGPAAYIGRARVVPLRNTGAAISPFNSFQILQGIETLALRVDRIVENTVKIANYLREHPKVEWVNYAGLPDHPDHALAQKYLGGKAPGLFTFGVKGGREAGARFQDALQLFTRLVNIGDSKSLATHPASTTHRQLNPEELQKAGVREETVRLSIGIEHIDDLLADLDQALAQV, via the coding sequence ATGACCGAAGCGAAGAAGCCCCAGTGGCGGCTTGAAACCGTGGCCGTGCATGGCGGCTACCGCCCCGATCCGACCACGCGCGCCGTGGCCGTACCCATCTACCAGACCGTGGCCTACGCGTTCGACGACACGCAGCATGGCGCCGACCTGTTCGACCTCAAGGTGCCGGGCAACATCTACACCCGCATCATGAACCCGACCACCGACGTGCTGGAGCAGCGCGTGGCGGCCCTGGAGGGCGGCATCGCCGCGCTGGCGCTGGCCTCGGGCCAGGCCGCGGTGACCTACGCCATCCTGACCATCGCCGAAGCGGGCGACAACATCGTCTCGTCCAGCACGCTGTACGGCGGCACCTACAACCTGTTCGCGCATACGCTGCCGCAGTACGGCATCACCACGCGTTTCGCCAATCCTTCCGACCTGGCCGCCTTCGAGGCCCAGATCGATGACCGCACCAAGGCCATCTTCGCGGAATCCGTGGGCAATCCGCTGGGCAATATCACGGACATCGCTGCGCTGGCCGAGCTGGCGCATCGCCATGGCCTGCCGCTGATCGTCGACAACACCGTGCCGTCGCCGTACCTGCTGCGTCCCATCGAGCACGGCGCCGACATCGTGGTGCAGTCGTTGACCAAGTACCTGGGCGGCCACGGCACCAGCCTGGGCGGCGCCATCATCGATTCCGGCAAGTTCCCGTGGGCGGAACACAAAGAGCGTTTCAAGCGCTTGAATACGCCTGACGTCAGCTACCACGGCGTGGTCTACACCGAAGCCTTCGGTCCGGCCGCCTACATCGGCCGCGCCCGCGTGGTGCCGCTGCGCAATACCGGCGCGGCGATCTCGCCCTTCAACTCGTTCCAGATCCTGCAAGGCATCGAGACCCTGGCGCTGCGCGTGGACCGCATCGTCGAGAACACCGTCAAGATCGCCAACTACCTGCGCGAACATCCGAAGGTCGAGTGGGTCAACTACGCAGGCCTGCCGGACCATCCCGACCACGCGCTGGCGCAGAAGTACCTGGGCGGCAAGGCGCCTGGGCTCTTCACCTTCGGCGTGAAGGGCGGCCGCGAGGCCGGCGCGCGCTTCCAGGACGCGCTGCAGCTGTTCACCCGCCTGGTCAATATCGGCGACTCCAAGTCGCTGGCCACGCACCCTGCGTCGACCACGCACCGCCAGCTCAATCCCGAAGAGCTGCAGAAGGCCGGCGTGCGCGAGGAAACCGTGCGCCTGTCGATCGGCATCGAGCACATCGACGACCTGCTGGCGGATCTGGACCAGGCGCTGGCACAGGTTTAA
- a CDS encoding Bug family tripartite tricarboxylate transporter substrate binding protein, with the protein MNTQRRGALAALLAAAMLGTLAAPAQAADWPAQKPISYVVPFTVGGSTDVVGRVLAQKLGDRLHQNVIVENKPGAAGGIGATYVAKAPPDGYTLFGGTISTHAINASLYKNLKYDPVKDFEPVSLIAYLPNVLLVDPNLGVNSVADLIALLKRDPSKRTFASSGAGTSTHLAGELFSSMIGVPLTHVPYKGTPPAMVDVSSGAVTFMFDQMTAALPLLQTGKLKLLAVTTKDRIALAPEVPTMQEAGVPGFQMASWQAVYAPKGTPKPILDKLAQEIAAILKEPDVQEKLGKTMGMELVGSTPEQLRDLMATEIPRWAEVVKKSGATVE; encoded by the coding sequence ATGAACACGCAACGACGCGGCGCGCTGGCCGCGCTGCTGGCCGCCGCCATGCTGGGTACGCTGGCGGCGCCCGCGCAGGCCGCCGACTGGCCCGCGCAGAAGCCGATTTCCTATGTGGTGCCATTCACCGTGGGCGGTTCGACCGACGTGGTGGGCCGGGTGCTGGCGCAGAAGCTGGGCGACCGCCTGCACCAGAACGTCATCGTCGAGAACAAGCCCGGCGCCGCGGGCGGCATCGGCGCGACCTATGTGGCCAAGGCCCCGCCCGACGGCTACACCCTGTTCGGCGGCACCATCAGCACGCACGCCATCAACGCCAGCCTGTACAAGAACCTGAAGTACGACCCGGTCAAGGACTTCGAGCCGGTTTCGCTGATTGCCTACCTGCCTAATGTGCTGCTGGTGGACCCCAACCTGGGCGTGAATTCGGTGGCCGACCTGATCGCGCTGTTGAAGCGCGACCCGTCCAAGCGCACCTTCGCGTCCTCGGGCGCGGGCACCTCCACGCATCTGGCCGGCGAACTGTTTTCCAGCATGATAGGCGTGCCGCTCACGCACGTGCCGTACAAGGGCACGCCGCCCGCCATGGTGGACGTGTCCTCCGGCGCGGTGACCTTCATGTTCGACCAGATGACGGCGGCCTTGCCCCTGCTGCAGACCGGCAAGCTCAAGCTCCTGGCCGTGACCACCAAGGACCGCATCGCGCTGGCGCCCGAGGTGCCGACCATGCAGGAGGCCGGCGTGCCGGGCTTCCAGATGGCGTCCTGGCAGGCGGTATACGCGCCCAAGGGCACACCCAAACCCATTCTCGACAAGCTGGCCCAGGAAATCGCAGCGATCCTGAAAGAGCCGGACGTGCAGGAGAAGCTGGGCAAGACCATGGGGATGGAACTGGTCGGCAGCACGCCCGAGCAACTGCGGGACCTGATGGCGACGGAAATCCCGCGTTGGGCGGAAGTGGTGAAGAAGTCGGGCGCGACGGTCGAATAG
- the araD gene encoding L-arabinonate dehydratase, producing MKRSYESLRSAAWMAKDDLRSFGHRSRMMQMGYGPDDWAGRPVIAIINTWSDLNPCHSHFKQRVEDVKRGVFQAGGFPVELPAISVSESFVKPTTMLYRNFLAMETEELLRSHPVDGAVLMGGCDKTTPGLIMGAVSAGLPCVYVPAGPMLRGNWKGKILGSGSDAWKLWDERRAGKITQEQWTEVEGGIARSYGTCMTMGTASTMTAIAEAIGMTLPGASSIPAADVNHMRMSAECGRRVVEMVWEDLTPQRILSLASFKNAINVAMAMGCSTNAIVHLVAMSRRAGCAVGLDDFDAASRKVPVIANIRPSGDTYLMEDFFYAGGLPALMSRLQDHLDPSAMTVTGKTLGENIAGAEVYNDDVIRPLDQAIYDEGALAVLRGNIAPDGCVIKPSACAPQYLRHTGPALVFDDYPSMKATVDDENLDVTADHIMILRNAGPQGGPGMPEWGMLPIPTKLVKQGVRDMLRLSDARMSGTSYGACILHVAPESYIGGPLALVKTGDLITVDVPARSIHLNVSDDELAARRAAWTPPPRRYERGYGWMYSKHILQANDGCDFDFLETAFGAPVPEPEIF from the coding sequence ATGAAACGCTCCTACGAAAGCCTGCGCAGCGCCGCCTGGATGGCCAAGGACGACCTGCGTTCCTTCGGCCACCGCTCCCGCATGATGCAGATGGGCTATGGCCCCGACGACTGGGCGGGCCGCCCAGTCATCGCCATCATCAACACCTGGTCGGACCTGAATCCCTGCCACAGCCACTTCAAGCAGCGCGTCGAGGACGTCAAGCGCGGCGTGTTCCAGGCGGGCGGCTTTCCGGTGGAACTGCCCGCGATCTCGGTGTCGGAGTCCTTCGTCAAGCCGACCACCATGCTGTACCGCAATTTCCTGGCCATGGAGACCGAGGAGCTGCTGCGCAGCCATCCGGTCGACGGCGCCGTGCTCATGGGCGGCTGCGACAAGACCACGCCGGGTCTCATCATGGGCGCGGTCAGCGCCGGGCTGCCCTGTGTCTATGTGCCCGCCGGCCCCATGTTGCGCGGCAACTGGAAGGGCAAGATCCTGGGATCCGGGTCGGATGCCTGGAAGCTCTGGGACGAGCGCCGCGCCGGCAAGATCACGCAGGAGCAATGGACCGAGGTCGAGGGCGGCATCGCCCGCAGCTACGGCACCTGCATGACCATGGGCACCGCCAGTACCATGACCGCCATCGCCGAAGCCATAGGCATGACGCTGCCGGGCGCATCCTCGATCCCGGCGGCGGACGTCAACCACATGCGCATGTCGGCCGAATGCGGCCGGCGCGTGGTGGAGATGGTCTGGGAAGACCTGACGCCGCAGCGCATCCTGAGCCTGGCGTCCTTCAAGAACGCCATCAACGTGGCCATGGCCATGGGCTGCTCAACCAACGCCATCGTGCACCTGGTCGCCATGTCGCGCCGCGCCGGCTGCGCCGTGGGACTGGACGATTTCGACGCCGCCAGCCGCAAGGTGCCGGTGATCGCCAACATCCGGCCCAGCGGCGACACCTATCTGATGGAAGACTTCTTCTACGCGGGCGGGCTGCCGGCGCTGATGTCGCGGCTGCAAGACCATCTGGATCCGTCCGCCATGACCGTCACCGGCAAGACGCTGGGCGAGAACATCGCCGGCGCCGAAGTCTACAACGACGACGTGATCCGCCCGCTGGACCAGGCCATCTACGACGAAGGCGCGCTGGCAGTGCTGCGCGGCAATATCGCGCCGGACGGCTGCGTCATCAAGCCCAGCGCATGCGCGCCGCAGTACCTGCGGCATACCGGCCCGGCCCTGGTGTTCGACGATTACCCCAGCATGAAGGCCACGGTGGACGACGAGAACCTGGACGTCACCGCCGACCACATCATGATCCTGCGCAATGCCGGACCGCAGGGCGGTCCCGGCATGCCGGAGTGGGGCATGCTGCCCATCCCGACCAAGCTGGTGAAGCAGGGCGTGCGCGACATGCTGCGCCTGTCCGACGCGCGCATGAGCGGCACCAGCTACGGCGCCTGCATCCTGCACGTGGCGCCGGAAAGCTATATCGGCGGCCCGCTGGCCCTGGTAAAAACGGGCGACCTGATCACCGTGGACGTGCCCGCGCGCAGCATCCACCTGAACGTCAGCGACGACGAGCTGGCCGCGCGCCGCGCCGCCTGGACGCCGCCGCCCAGGCGCTACGAGCGCGGCTACGGCTGGATGTACTCGAAGCACATCCTCCAAGCCAACGACGGCTGCGATTTCGATTTCCTGGAAACCGCTTTCGGCGCACCCGTACCCGAACCCGAGATCTTCTAG
- a CDS encoding surface-adhesin E family protein, whose translation MTARHAFLIALAVTAWTHPAQAAPPGACETVTVREGDPVPADACAVNIVPRDPGPGGMVSAEPDWLPLDPQAMPGVFYDSASVKVVSERPAVRAVNVAWFYAQPKISAANGQPYRSVTQPVTMNCTAGTYTVSQVVHHAGENATGPVVESLPPPGIRNAPITQDPVQRKLREIVCPANGKGPRK comes from the coding sequence ATGACCGCAAGGCACGCATTCCTGATCGCCCTGGCCGTGACCGCCTGGACCCACCCCGCGCAGGCCGCCCCGCCCGGCGCCTGCGAAACCGTCACGGTACGCGAAGGCGACCCAGTCCCCGCCGACGCCTGCGCCGTGAACATCGTGCCGCGTGACCCTGGACCCGGCGGCATGGTGTCCGCCGAACCGGACTGGCTGCCGCTCGACCCGCAAGCCATGCCAGGCGTGTTCTACGACAGCGCGTCGGTCAAGGTCGTATCGGAGCGCCCCGCCGTCAGGGCAGTGAACGTGGCCTGGTTCTATGCCCAGCCCAAGATTTCCGCCGCCAACGGGCAGCCCTACCGCTCCGTGACCCAACCGGTCACCATGAATTGCACCGCCGGCACTTATACCGTCAGCCAGGTCGTGCACCATGCGGGCGAGAACGCCACCGGCCCCGTCGTCGAATCCCTGCCCCCGCCCGGCATCCGCAATGCGCCCATCACGCAAGACCCTGTGCAGCGCAAGCTGCGCGAGATCGTCTGCCCGGCCAACGGCAAGGGGCCGCGCAAGTAG
- a CDS encoding alpha/beta fold hydrolase yields MTMLPRRTLLKLAAGLPALAAAGAAGAAAPAAPTAKARNYVLAHGSWHGGWCWRPVADRLLAAGHRVYAPSYTGMGDRAHLLSKSITIDTFVEDLVQVIETQELKDVILVGHSFGGIPITGVADRIPQRLAHLVYFDAIVLQSGQNAFSVYPKADADARIAAASKATDGLAVPIPDPLPAAWGFTPGSADHDWVKRRLTAHPLASYTTPLNLKHPIGNGVARTYIHCTQPELPVLDDSRKLVKSQAGWNWVDIAAPHEAHITHPALLADLLLGLA; encoded by the coding sequence ATGACGATGCTTCCCCGCAGAACCTTGTTGAAGCTGGCCGCGGGCCTGCCCGCGCTGGCAGCTGCGGGAGCGGCCGGGGCGGCAGCTCCGGCTGCCCCGACCGCAAAGGCCCGCAACTACGTCCTGGCCCACGGCTCCTGGCATGGCGGCTGGTGCTGGCGCCCGGTGGCGGACCGTCTGTTGGCCGCAGGCCACCGCGTGTACGCGCCCAGCTACACGGGCATGGGCGACCGCGCCCACCTGTTGAGCAAGAGCATCACCATCGACACCTTCGTCGAGGATCTGGTCCAGGTCATCGAGACGCAGGAACTGAAGGATGTGATCCTGGTGGGCCACAGCTTCGGCGGCATTCCCATCACGGGCGTGGCCGACCGGATACCGCAGCGGCTTGCGCATCTGGTGTACTTCGACGCCATCGTGCTGCAAAGCGGCCAGAATGCGTTCTCCGTGTATCCGAAGGCGGATGCCGACGCGCGCATTGCGGCCGCCTCGAAGGCCACCGATGGATTGGCTGTGCCGATTCCCGATCCGCTGCCTGCAGCCTGGGGATTCACGCCGGGCAGCGCCGACCATGACTGGGTCAAGCGCCGCCTGACCGCGCATCCGCTGGCCAGCTACACCACGCCGCTGAACCTGAAGCACCCCATCGGCAACGGCGTGGCCCGTACCTACATCCATTGCACCCAGCCCGAACTGCCGGTGCTGGACGATTCGCGCAAGCTGGTGAAGTCCCAAGCGGGTTGGAACTGGGTCGACATTGCCGCGCCGCACGAAGCCCACATCACGCATCCGGCCTTGCTGGCCGATTTGCTGCTGGGCCTGGCCTGA
- a CDS encoding acyl-CoA dehydrogenase family protein, whose translation MALTPVHAALPADLKAWLRQHADALDDGSLDAAELLPRLAAADVLRHGVPVAQGGLPGTDIGDAIETIAQLAELSVAGAFVAWSQRVFIEYLLRSPNAGLADAWLGSLLQGGQAGATALSNAMKFLSGIESLQIAAREAGDAWALDGQMPWVTNLRPQGFLVAAAVAAPDGTPAVVALPHDIAGLERSADLPLLALQSTNTAALALRDVRIGPEWLIHSDARQYLPQARPAFAGMQCGLSIGLARGALRAALEAGQGQASRGILGQPLQALGAQLDALTAGLLEGVRSGSFVAQPWRLFEIRIALAEAAQQAVQLELQASGGGAYLRQAGSGFARRWREAAFLPIVTPSLVQLKTELAKRQARLAAEAAG comes from the coding sequence ATGGCCCTTACGCCCGTCCACGCCGCGCTGCCGGCAGACCTGAAAGCCTGGCTGCGGCAACACGCCGACGCCTTGGACGACGGCAGCCTGGACGCGGCGGAGTTGTTGCCGCGGCTGGCCGCCGCCGACGTGTTGCGCCATGGCGTGCCCGTGGCGCAAGGCGGCTTGCCGGGCACGGATATCGGCGATGCCATCGAAACCATTGCGCAGTTGGCGGAACTGTCCGTCGCCGGCGCCTTCGTGGCCTGGAGCCAGCGCGTTTTCATCGAGTACCTGTTGCGCAGTCCGAACGCCGGTCTGGCGGATGCCTGGCTGGGGTCATTGCTCCAGGGCGGGCAGGCCGGCGCGACCGCGCTGTCGAACGCCATGAAGTTCCTCAGCGGCATCGAATCGCTGCAGATCGCCGCGCGCGAGGCGGGCGACGCGTGGGCGCTGGACGGACAGATGCCTTGGGTCACGAACCTGCGGCCGCAAGGCTTCCTGGTGGCGGCCGCGGTCGCCGCGCCTGATGGCACGCCGGCGGTGGTGGCGCTGCCGCACGACATTGCGGGGCTGGAGCGCAGCGCGGACCTGCCTTTGCTGGCGTTGCAGTCGACCAATACCGCCGCGCTGGCGCTGCGCGATGTGCGCATCGGCCCCGAATGGCTGATCCATTCCGACGCGCGCCAATACCTGCCCCAGGCCCGGCCGGCCTTCGCCGGCATGCAGTGCGGCCTGTCCATCGGCTTGGCGCGGGGCGCCTTGCGCGCCGCGCTGGAGGCCGGGCAGGGCCAGGCCTCGCGCGGCATCCTGGGCCAGCCGCTGCAAGCGCTGGGCGCGCAACTGGATGCATTGACCGCGGGCTTGCTCGAAGGCGTGCGTAGCGGAAGCTTCGTGGCGCAGCCCTGGCGGCTGTTCGAAATCCGCATCGCCTTGGCCGAAGCGGCCCAGCAGGCGGTGCAGCTGGAATTGCAGGCCAGCGGCGGCGGGGCCTATCTGCGGCAGGCCGGCTCAGGCTTTGCCCGGCGTTGGCGGGAAGCGGCCTTCCTGCCCATCGTTACGCCCAGCCTGGTGCAGTTGAAGACCGAACTGGCCAAACGCCAGGCGCGGCTGGCGGCCGAAGCGGCGGGATAG
- a CDS encoding ribonuclease activity regulator RraA: MNPETRARLAGVSTATLCTALFKRGLRNQFIQDVRPLNATLPNMVGPAFTLRYIPAREDLNTIKVFEDRAHPQRVAVETCPEGAVLVMDSRKDARAASAGSILVTRLMKRGVAGVVTDGGFRDSPEIAELGFAAYHQRPSAPTNLTLHQALDINAPIGCGDVAVWPGDIVVGDREGVVVIPASLADEIAVEAVEMTAFEDFVTSEVQQGASILGLYPPTDPGTKDKFAAWRKQQGR; the protein is encoded by the coding sequence ATGAATCCTGAAACCCGCGCCCGCCTGGCCGGCGTCAGCACCGCCACCCTGTGCACGGCCTTGTTCAAGCGCGGCCTGCGCAACCAGTTCATCCAGGACGTGCGTCCGCTGAACGCCACGCTGCCCAATATGGTCGGCCCGGCGTTTACGCTGCGCTACATCCCCGCGCGCGAGGACCTGAATACCATCAAGGTGTTCGAGGACCGCGCCCATCCGCAGCGCGTTGCGGTCGAGACCTGCCCGGAAGGCGCGGTGCTGGTCATGGACAGCCGCAAGGACGCGCGCGCGGCTTCCGCCGGCTCCATCCTGGTGACGCGGCTGATGAAGCGCGGCGTGGCTGGGGTGGTCACGGACGGCGGCTTCCGCGATTCGCCCGAGATTGCCGAGTTGGGCTTTGCCGCCTATCACCAGCGGCCTTCGGCGCCCACCAACCTGACCCTGCACCAGGCCTTGGACATCAATGCGCCCATCGGCTGCGGCGATGTGGCGGTGTGGCCGGGCGATATCGTCGTGGGCGACCGCGAGGGCGTGGTGGTGATACCCGCCAGCCTGGCCGACGAGATCGCCGTCGAAGCCGTGGAGATGACGGCCTTCGAGGACTTCGTGACCAGCGAGGTGCAGCAGGGCGCGTCCATCCTGGGGCTGTATCCGCCCACGGACCCCGGCACCAAGGACAAGTTCGCCGCATGGCGCAAGCAACAGGGCCGCTGA
- a CDS encoding GntR family transcriptional regulator produces MQSTKLRLDRSRHAAPQVFEHLREQIVSLELAPGTPLSRITLAETYGLSQTPIRDALMRLAEEALVEIYPQHTTVVSRIDVDAAREAHFLRRSLELEIVQMLAQRPDPQLFQRLQASIDLQRASHASSQFQRFIDADQAFHRDMHEAAGVTRLWELAQRYSGHLDRLRRLHLPEAGKAERILDDHQRLLDAIVAQDPQRAQQVLREHLSGTLSQVAEICKRYPEYVLTA; encoded by the coding sequence ATGCAAAGCACCAAGCTCAGACTGGACCGTTCGCGCCACGCCGCGCCCCAGGTCTTTGAACATCTACGCGAACAGATCGTGTCCCTGGAACTGGCCCCGGGTACTCCCCTGTCGCGCATCACGCTGGCGGAAACCTACGGCCTGAGCCAGACCCCGATCCGCGACGCGCTGATGCGGCTGGCCGAAGAAGCGCTGGTCGAGATCTATCCGCAGCACACCACGGTGGTCAGCCGCATCGACGTGGACGCCGCGCGCGAAGCGCATTTCCTGCGCCGCTCGCTGGAACTCGAAATCGTGCAGATGCTGGCGCAGCGCCCGGATCCCCAGCTCTTCCAGCGCCTGCAGGCCAGCATCGACCTGCAGCGCGCCAGCCACGCCAGCAGCCAGTTCCAGCGTTTCATCGACGCCGACCAGGCCTTCCACCGCGACATGCACGAAGCCGCCGGCGTGACCCGGCTGTGGGAACTCGCGCAACGCTACAGCGGCCACCTGGACCGCTTGCGCCGCTTGCACCTGCCCGAGGCCGGCAAGGCCGAACGCATCCTGGACGACCACCAGCGCCTGCTGGACGCCATCGTCGCGCAGGACCCGCAGCGCGCCCAGCAGGTGCTGCGGGAACACCTTTCGGGCACCCTCAGCCAAGTGGCCGAGATCTGCAAGCGCTATCCGGAATATGTGCTGACGGCGTAG